Proteins from a genomic interval of Phocoena phocoena chromosome 20, mPhoPho1.1, whole genome shotgun sequence:
- the LOC136140892 gene encoding LOW QUALITY PROTEIN: zinc finger protein 548-like (The sequence of the model RefSeq protein was modified relative to this genomic sequence to represent the inferred CDS: inserted 3 bases in 2 codons): MLPISQGFFLPQGPTAVAEMVMDPVQDRMVFEDVAVYFSQEWGLLDEAQRHLYHAVMTENFALVTSLGCWHGVQDEETPSEQDVSVGVSLVRTPKPDPSSRKAQPCEIYGPLLKDFLQLLEHDRMFSDPRLYFGGANLFXHQKEQIRDNLSRRGERQPSFLTNSSIHMAERTLTCNRDRKDFSGSAGLLQQPAPHSVGKPHRDTECREAFGSGQSDYRCTQCGRAFSREKMLVEHQKIHTGVRLYECSKCGEFFKYNANFIKHQRIHNGESPYECRECGKFFRYNYRLVRHERIHTGERPYECSECGKSFMYSSTFIRHQRGHIVGRPYKCSECGKFFQYNSTLIKHQRVHTGERLYXYKCSECGKFFRYNSAFIKHQRVYSGERPYGCSECGKFFRYTSTLTRHQRIHTVERPYECSECGEFFNYKSKLIKHWQNHTGERSYECSECGKGFRYHCRLIRHKRVHSGERPYECSKYGKAFSHKNVLLQHQKTHTGERPYECRKCQKAFIRKSYLIHHQKIHSENDMSALNVANSLDTTPTSFSREFTVVKNL; encoded by the exons ATGCTACCCATTTCTCAAGGCTTCTTTCTTCCTCAGGGTCCCACGGCAGTGGCAGAAATGGTTATGGACCCTGTACAG GACCGTATGGTCTTTGAGGATGTGGCTGTGTATTTCTCCCAGGAGTGGGGCCTCCTTGATGAAGCTCAGAGACACTTGTACCATGCTGTGATGACGGAGAACTTTGCACTTGTGACCTCCCTAG GTTGTTGGCATGGAGTCCAGGATGAGGAGACACCTTCTGAGCAAGATGTTTCTGTAGGAGTGTCACTGGTCAGGACTCCAAAGCCAGATCCATCCTCCAGGAAGGCCCAGCCCTGTGAGATATATGGCCCACTCTTGAAAGACTTTTTGCAGCTGCTTGAGCATGACAGAATGTTCTCCGATCCCAGACTATACTTTGGTGGGGCAAACCTTT CACACCAGAAGGAGCAGATTAGAGACAACCTTTCCAGAAGGGGTGAGAGGCAGCCTTCATTTCTGACCAACAGCAGCATTCACATGGCAGAGAGGACCTTGACATgcaacagagacagaaaggacttCTCAGGCAGTGCAGGCCTTCTGCAGCAGCCGGCCCCTCACAGTGTGGGGAAGCCACACAGGGACACTGAGTGCAGGGAGGCCTTTGGTAGTGGACAGAGTGATTACAGGTGTACTCAGTGTGGGAGAGCCTTCAGCCGAGAAAAGATGCTTGTTGAGCACCAGAAAATCCACACTGGAGTAAGGCTTTATGAGTGCAGCAAATGCGGGGAATTCTTCAAGTACAACGCTAACTTCATaaaacatcagagaattcacaatGGAGAAAGCCCTTATGAGTGCAGAGAATGTGGAAAATTCTTTAGGTATAACTACAGACTGGTAAGACATGAGAGAATTCACACCGGAGAAAGGCCatatgagtgcagtgaatgtgggaaatctttcaTGTACAGCTCCACATTCATTAGACATCAGAGAGGTCACATTGTAGGAAGGCCTTataagtgcagtgaatgtgggaaattcttTCAGTATAACTCCACACTCATTAAAcatcagagagttcacactggagaaaggctTTA TTataagtgcagtgaatgtggaaaaTTCTTTAGGTACAACTCTGCATTCATTAAACATCAGAGAGTCTAcagtggagaaaggccttatgggtgcagtgaatgtgggaaattcttTAGGTACACCTCCACACTCACTAGACATCAAAGAATTCATACTGtagaaaggccttatgagtgcagtgaatgtggggaATTCTTTAACTACAAGTCCAAGCTTATTAAACATTGGCAAAATCACACTGGAGAAAGGTCTTacgagtgcagtgaatgtgggaaaggcTTCAGGTACCACTGTAGACTCATTAGACATAAGAGAGTTCACAGTGGAGagaggccttatgagtgcagcaAATATGGGAAAGCCTTTAGCCATAAGAATGTACTTCTTCAGCATCAGAAAACCCatactggagaaaggccttatgagtgcagaAAATGTCAGAAGGCCTTCATTAGGAAGTCCTACCTCATACATCACCAGAAAATCCACAGTGAAAACGATATGAGTGCCCTTAATGTGGCAAACTCTTTAGATACAACTCCAACCTCATTCAGCAGAGAATTCACAGTGGTTAAAAACTTATGA